One Lysobacter enzymogenes DNA segment encodes these proteins:
- the ftsE gene encoding cell division ATP-binding protein FtsE, with amino-acid sequence MTVLRFDNVSKRYSSGHEALSEVSFEVAAGEMLFVTGHSGAGKSTLLKLIHLSERPSRGAVVFADKNLLKVRGRRIALHRRDVGVVFQDHRLLADRSVADNVALPLLLRGLRRGDIGRRVRSALEKVGLGARATALPGELSAGEQQRVGIARAIIGEPRLLVADEPTGNLDPTLSAEIMALFQSLPERGTSVLIASHDLALVKRMKKRVLVLNHGRLVDDIAPEDLAE; translated from the coding sequence ATGACCGTCCTGCGCTTCGACAACGTCAGCAAACGCTACAGCAGCGGCCACGAGGCACTCAGCGAAGTCAGCTTCGAGGTCGCCGCCGGCGAGATGCTGTTCGTCACCGGCCATTCCGGCGCCGGCAAGAGCACCCTGCTCAAGCTCATCCACCTCAGCGAGCGGCCCAGCCGCGGCGCGGTGGTGTTCGCCGACAAGAACCTGCTCAAGGTGCGCGGCCGCCGCATCGCCCTGCACCGGCGCGACGTCGGCGTGGTGTTCCAGGACCACCGCCTGCTCGCCGACCGCAGCGTCGCAGACAACGTCGCCCTGCCGCTGCTGCTGCGCGGCCTGCGCCGCGGCGACATCGGCCGGCGGGTGCGCTCGGCGCTGGAGAAGGTCGGCCTCGGTGCGCGCGCCACGGCGCTGCCGGGCGAACTCTCGGCCGGCGAGCAGCAGCGCGTCGGCATCGCCCGCGCGATCATCGGCGAGCCGCGCCTGCTGGTCGCCGACGAACCCACCGGCAACCTCGACCCGACCCTGTCGGCCGAGATCATGGCGCTGTTCCAGTCGCTGCCCGAACGCGGCACCAGCGTGCTGATCGCCAGCCACGACCTGGCCCTGGTCAAGCGCATGAAGAAGCGCGTGCTGGTGCTCAACCACGGCCGCTTGGTCGACGACATCGCCCCGGAGGACCTGGCCGAATGA
- the ftsX gene encoding permease-like cell division protein FtsX yields MWLDHHLYSLVASLGRLLRKPWAALLTIGVMAVALALPLGLWAALSNIERFAGDVQRSRQISVFLKPQIEVERARALAEQLRARPDVGAVDVRTPEQGLAELRDKSGLAEALAAVENNPLPSLLVVTPKGDELALAQSLEQLGEADVVQHDAGWRQRLDGWLRFGTRLAWVLAAMLGLGALLVVGNTVRLDIQSRREEIGVLQQLGATDGFIRRPFLYLGACYGLAAGAVALALLTAADHSLREPLGALAQSYGSRFALRGFDPLQALGILAGAAALGWLGAGVVTGHYLRQTRGGQD; encoded by the coding sequence ATGTGGCTGGACCATCATCTCTACAGCCTGGTCGCCAGTCTCGGCCGGCTGCTGCGCAAGCCTTGGGCGGCGCTGCTGACCATCGGCGTGATGGCGGTGGCGCTGGCGCTGCCGCTGGGCCTGTGGGCGGCGTTGAGCAACATCGAGCGCTTCGCCGGCGACGTCCAGCGCTCGCGCCAGATCAGCGTGTTCCTGAAGCCGCAGATCGAGGTCGAACGCGCCCGCGCGCTCGCCGAACAGCTGCGCGCGCGGCCGGACGTCGGCGCGGTGGACGTGCGCACGCCCGAGCAGGGCCTGGCCGAGTTGCGCGACAAGAGCGGCCTGGCCGAGGCGCTGGCCGCGGTCGAGAACAATCCGCTGCCGAGCCTGCTGGTGGTCACGCCCAAGGGCGACGAACTGGCCCTGGCGCAATCGCTGGAGCAGTTGGGCGAGGCCGACGTGGTCCAGCACGACGCCGGCTGGCGCCAGCGCCTGGACGGCTGGCTGCGCTTCGGCACCCGCCTGGCCTGGGTGCTGGCGGCGATGCTCGGCCTGGGCGCGCTGCTGGTGGTCGGCAACACCGTGCGCCTGGACATCCAGTCGCGGCGCGAGGAAATCGGCGTGCTGCAGCAACTCGGCGCCACCGACGGCTTCATCCGCCGGCCGTTCCTGTACCTGGGCGCCTGTTACGGCCTGGCCGCCGGCGCGGTCGCGCTGGCGCTGCTGACCGCGGCCGACCACAGCCTGCGCGAACCGCTGGGCGCGCTGGCGCAAAGCTACGGCAGCCGCTTCGCCCTGCGCGGCTTCGATCCGCTGCAGGCACTGGGCATCCTCGCCGGCGCCGCCGCGCTGGGCTGGCTTGGCGCCGGGGTGGTGACCGGGCATTACCTGCGCCAGACCCGCGGCGGGCAGGACTGA
- a CDS encoding response regulator yields the protein MQSQNLRHFDNTAPRVMVVDGSKLVRKLIADVLARELPNARIVQCGTIIEARLALDHGEVDLVTTSLVLPDGDGIALARAVREAAGQAYVPVIVVSGDAQAHLEARRFTEDVTDYFDKSLGQSALAAFIRGYVQPQPIPGARVLYVEDSRVVAVATKRMLERHALQVLHFIGVEEALEHLEAHRASGRDGGDAGADLVLTDVYLKGELGGKDLLARLRNDFAYGKRRLPVLVMTGDANRDNQSELLRAGANDLVLKPIEERLLVTKTLFQLRLSRLGTPAAVPA from the coding sequence ATGCAAAGCCAGAACCTGCGACATTTCGACAACACCGCGCCGCGGGTGATGGTGGTGGACGGCTCCAAGCTGGTGCGCAAGCTCATCGCCGACGTGCTCGCGCGCGAGCTGCCGAATGCGCGCATCGTCCAGTGCGGAACCATCATCGAGGCCAGGCTCGCGCTCGATCACGGCGAAGTCGATCTGGTCACCACCTCGCTGGTGCTGCCCGACGGCGACGGCATCGCCCTGGCGCGCGCGGTGCGCGAGGCCGCGGGCCAGGCCTACGTGCCGGTGATCGTGGTGTCCGGCGACGCCCAGGCCCATCTGGAGGCGCGCCGCTTCACCGAGGACGTCACCGATTACTTCGACAAATCGCTCGGCCAGAGCGCGCTGGCCGCGTTCATCCGCGGCTACGTGCAGCCGCAGCCGATTCCCGGCGCGCGCGTGCTCTACGTCGAGGACAGCCGGGTGGTGGCGGTGGCGACCAAGCGCATGCTCGAACGCCATGCGCTGCAGGTGCTGCACTTCATCGGCGTGGAGGAAGCGCTCGAACATCTGGAAGCGCACCGCGCCAGCGGCCGCGACGGCGGCGACGCCGGCGCCGACCTGGTGCTGACCGACGTGTATCTGAAGGGCGAGCTCGGCGGCAAGGACCTGCTCGCCCGGCTGCGCAACGACTTCGCTTACGGCAAGCGCCGCCTGCCGGTGTTGGTGATGACCGGCGACGCCAACCGCGACAACCAGAGCGAGTTGCTGCGCGCCGGCGCCAACGATCTGGTGCTCAAGCCGATCGAGGAGCGATTGCTGGTGACCAAGACCTTGTTCCAGTTGCGCCTGTCGCGGCTCGGCACGCCCGCGGCGGTGCCGGCATGA
- the ung gene encoding uracil-DNA glycosylase, with product MSDADRDIKLDPSWKSRIGDWFAREDMQSLSRFLRERKAAGARIFPPGPQIFSAFDATAFDQVKVVILGQDPYHGQGQAHGLCFSVQPGVAVPPSLDNIFKEIHRDLGIARPDHGCLLPWARQGVLLLNAVLTVEEGRAGAHQGKGWEGFTDHAVDVLNREREGLVFLLWGSYAQAKGKVIDARRHRVLKAPHPSPLSAHRGFIGCGHFSAANEYLQRNGQTPIDWALPPRSAL from the coding sequence ATGAGCGACGCCGATCGCGACATCAAGCTCGATCCGTCGTGGAAGTCGCGCATCGGCGACTGGTTCGCGCGCGAGGACATGCAGTCGCTGTCGCGCTTCCTGCGCGAGCGCAAGGCCGCGGGCGCGCGGATCTTCCCGCCCGGCCCGCAGATCTTCTCCGCCTTCGACGCCACCGCGTTCGACCAGGTCAAGGTGGTGATCCTCGGCCAGGACCCGTACCACGGCCAGGGCCAGGCCCACGGCCTGTGCTTCTCGGTGCAGCCGGGCGTGGCGGTGCCGCCGTCGCTGGACAACATCTTCAAGGAAATCCACCGCGACCTCGGCATCGCCCGGCCCGACCACGGCTGTCTGCTGCCGTGGGCGCGCCAGGGCGTGCTGCTGCTCAACGCGGTGCTGACGGTCGAGGAAGGCCGCGCCGGCGCGCACCAGGGCAAGGGCTGGGAAGGCTTCACCGACCATGCCGTCGACGTGCTCAACCGCGAGCGCGAAGGATTGGTGTTCCTGCTGTGGGGCAGTTACGCCCAGGCCAAGGGCAAGGTGATCGACGCGCGCCGGCACCGCGTGCTCAAGGCGCCGCATCCCTCGCCGTTGTCGGCGCATCGCGGCTTCATCGGCTGCGGCCATTTCTCCGCCGCCAACGAATACCTGCAGCGCAACGGCCAGACGCCGATCGACTGGGCGTTGCCACCGCGCAGCGCGCTGTAG
- a CDS encoding XRE family transcriptional regulator, with product MSELSGIPLSTLSKIEHDRLSLSYERLVQLSQRLNLSMGELFSAPRPAERGVTARRSIGRLRESPHIGGRNYDAYLLCAELRRKRMIPALTRIHARSLQEFGELVRTPGEEFVYVLDGAVALHTEFYDPTVLRAGESSYIDSDMGHAYVLAEGCDSATVLAVAACDDEQPLLDALAAQ from the coding sequence TTGAGCGAGCTTTCCGGCATCCCGCTGTCCACGCTGTCCAAGATCGAACACGACCGCCTGTCGCTGAGCTACGAGCGGCTGGTGCAGTTGAGCCAGCGCTTGAACCTGAGCATGGGCGAGCTGTTCTCGGCGCCGCGGCCGGCCGAGCGCGGGGTGACGGCGCGCCGCAGCATCGGCCGGCTGCGCGAGTCGCCGCACATCGGCGGCCGCAACTACGACGCCTACCTGCTGTGCGCGGAACTGCGGCGCAAACGGATGATCCCCGCGCTGACCCGGATCCACGCGCGCAGCCTGCAGGAGTTCGGCGAACTGGTGCGCACGCCCGGCGAAGAATTCGTCTACGTGCTCGACGGCGCGGTGGCGCTGCACACCGAGTTCTACGATCCGACCGTGCTGCGCGCCGGCGAGAGCAGCTATATCGACTCGGACATGGGCCACGCTTACGTCCTGGCCGAAGGCTGCGATTCGGCCACGGTGCTGGCGGTGGCGGCCTGCGACGACGAACAGCCGCTGCTGGATGCGCTGGCGGCGCAGTGA
- a CDS encoding transcriptional regulator, with the protein MKETRRRMTLNLAGSEMQFLEELCVRKGVSKTAAIRQALRLYQVVEDRADKGKKMFFVDNSTKERSELMLL; encoded by the coding sequence ATGAAAGAGACCCGGCGTCGTATGACCCTCAATCTGGCCGGCAGCGAGATGCAGTTCCTCGAAGAGCTGTGCGTCCGCAAGGGCGTCAGCAAGACCGCGGCGATCCGTCAGGCCCTGCGCCTGTATCAGGTGGTCGAGGACCGAGCCGACAAGGGCAAGAAGATGTTCTTCGTCGACAACAGCACCAAGGAACGCTCGGAGCTGATGCTGCTCTGA
- a CDS encoding LysR family transcriptional regulator has protein sequence MRSLDLDQLRAFVAVAEAGSISAGAGRVFRSQSAVSEQLQKLESAAGATLLLRSRQGVGLTPAGQRLIGHARQLLALGELALHDVRNEVRRTQARLAISDYFRSDEIAGLLAQLSRRCPQLRLQVEVGLSAALAQGHAEGRHDLAVIMRTGATRERAATLPLRREALHWVAAPGLDLREESELPLVLLPPDCRLHGLAVQRLRAHRSAHRIAHQASGVAGLQAALRAGLGVGCLNASAIGPGLAIARSPRLPALPDCAFALLAPPADAPADLHEAAAIVRAFFA, from the coding sequence ATGCGCAGCCTCGACCTCGACCAGCTCCGCGCCTTCGTCGCCGTCGCCGAAGCCGGCAGCATCTCCGCCGGCGCCGGCCGCGTGTTCCGCTCGCAGTCGGCGGTCAGCGAACAATTGCAGAAGCTCGAATCCGCCGCAGGCGCGACCCTGTTGCTGCGCTCGCGCCAGGGCGTCGGCCTGACTCCGGCCGGACAGCGCCTGATCGGCCACGCCCGCCAGTTGCTGGCCCTGGGCGAACTGGCCTTGCACGACGTGCGAAACGAAGTGCGCCGCACCCAGGCGCGGCTGGCGATCAGCGATTACTTCCGCAGCGACGAGATCGCCGGCCTGCTCGCGCAACTGAGCCGGCGCTGCCCGCAGCTGCGGCTGCAGGTCGAGGTCGGACTCAGCGCGGCGCTGGCCCAGGGCCACGCCGAAGGCCGCCACGATCTGGCGGTGATCATGCGCACCGGCGCCACGCGCGAACGCGCCGCGACGCTGCCGCTGCGGCGCGAAGCCCTGCATTGGGTGGCCGCGCCGGGCCTGGACCTGCGCGAGGAAAGCGAATTGCCGCTGGTGCTGCTGCCGCCGGACTGCCGCCTGCATGGCCTGGCCGTGCAGCGCCTGCGCGCGCATCGCAGCGCCCATCGCATCGCCCACCAAGCCAGCGGCGTGGCCGGGCTGCAGGCGGCGCTGCGCGCGGGACTGGGCGTGGGTTGTCTCAATGCCTCGGCGATCGGGCCGGGCCTGGCGATCGCGCGATCGCCGCGACTACCCGCCTTGCCGGACTGCGCGTTCGCCTTGCTCGCGCCGCCGGCCGATGCGCCCGCGGACCTGCACGAAGCGGCGGCGATCGTGCGCGCGTTCTTCGCCTGA
- a CDS encoding tautomerase family protein encodes MPHLNLQISGPADPALARRASALVADLTVETLGKPRELIAIEVRFVDRALWFVDGRSLEELGRNSFFLDISITDETNTKDEKARFIERAYAQLSALIGEVHEVSYIHVVDARAAAYGYGGATQERRYQAARIAAPR; translated from the coding sequence ATGCCGCACCTGAACCTGCAGATTTCCGGCCCCGCCGATCCGGCGCTGGCGCGCCGCGCCAGCGCCCTGGTCGCCGACCTCACCGTCGAAACGTTGGGCAAGCCGCGCGAGCTGATCGCCATCGAGGTGCGTTTCGTCGATCGCGCGCTGTGGTTCGTCGACGGCCGCAGCCTGGAGGAGCTCGGGCGAAACTCGTTCTTTCTCGACATCAGCATCACCGACGAGACCAATACCAAGGACGAGAAGGCGCGCTTCATCGAACGCGCCTATGCGCAGTTGTCGGCGCTGATCGGCGAGGTCCACGAGGTGTCGTACATCCATGTCGTCGATGCGCGCGCCGCCGCCTACGGCTACGGCGGCGCGACTCAGGAACGGCGCTACCAGGCCGCGCGCATCGCCGCGCCGCGCTGA
- a CDS encoding LysR substrate-binding domain-containing protein — protein MPGRRLPPLSALRAFEAAARLRSFKRAAQELSVTPTAISHQIRGLEEHIGVRLFERQTRRVVPTAAAERLFPVLRDGFDAFAAAVDALRAQPQRRALTLSATLSFTAKWLVPRMASFRQACPDLDLRLHASDDPVDLHAGLADAAIRYGRGPWPGLSAEPLVHNRFAPVCSPHLGLRVPQDLQRHALLHSEWRHPTADTPTWQRWRERASADGLDFGDLDFDAGLRFTDESHAIQAAIAGHGVALLSLALVADDLAAGALVQPFGPVLDGYPHWLVQAPGAERADLAALRAWLRAQADAG, from the coding sequence ATGCCCGGCCGCCGCCTGCCCCCGCTGAGCGCCCTGCGCGCGTTCGAAGCCGCCGCGCGGCTGCGCAGCTTCAAGCGCGCCGCGCAGGAGCTGTCGGTCACCCCGACCGCGATCAGCCACCAGATCCGCGGCCTGGAGGAACACATCGGCGTGCGCCTGTTCGAACGCCAGACCCGCCGCGTCGTCCCCACCGCCGCCGCCGAGCGCCTGTTCCCGGTGCTGCGCGACGGCTTCGACGCCTTCGCCGCCGCGGTCGATGCATTGCGCGCGCAGCCGCAGCGCCGCGCGCTGACCCTGTCGGCGACGCTGTCGTTCACCGCCAAGTGGCTGGTGCCGCGCATGGCGTCGTTCCGTCAGGCGTGTCCGGACCTCGACCTGCGCCTGCACGCATCCGACGACCCGGTCGATCTGCACGCCGGCCTCGCCGACGCGGCGATCCGCTACGGTCGCGGCCCCTGGCCCGGGCTCAGCGCGGAACCGCTGGTCCACAACCGCTTCGCGCCGGTGTGCAGTCCGCATCTGGGCCTGCGCGTGCCGCAGGATCTGCAGCGGCACGCGCTGTTGCATTCGGAATGGCGCCACCCCACCGCCGACACGCCGACCTGGCAGCGCTGGCGCGAACGCGCGAGCGCCGACGGTCTCGACTTCGGCGATCTCGACTTCGACGCCGGCCTGCGCTTCACCGACGAGAGCCATGCGATCCAGGCCGCCATCGCCGGCCACGGCGTGGCCCTGCTGAGCCTGGCCCTGGTCGCCGACGACCTCGCCGCCGGCGCGCTGGTGCAACCGTTCGGGCCGGTGCTGGACGGCTACCCGCATTGGCTCGTGCAGGCGCCGGGCGCGGAGCGCGCCGACCTCGCGGCACTGCGCGCGTGGCTGCGCGCGCAGGCCGATGCGGGCTGA
- a CDS encoding FMN-dependent NADH-azoreductase yields MTRLLHIDSSARPGGSDTQAHGSHSRRLSARFVRRWRELRPGDDVIVRDVGLHPPAPVTGGWIHAAFTPPAQREPWMREALAESDALVEELLAADLVVVGVPMYNFGMPAQLKAWIDNVVRVGRTFGFDRAREGEPYWPMLADQGRQLVLLSSRGDYGYGRGERLEAINHVEPGVLTPLRYIGIDDAHSVAVEYDEFGDERLRASIERAERDIDALVQRLTAERVLREAA; encoded by the coding sequence ATGACCCGACTGCTCCACATCGACTCCAGCGCCCGCCCCGGCGGGTCCGACACCCAAGCCCACGGCTCGCACAGCCGGCGTCTGAGCGCGCGCTTCGTGCGCCGTTGGCGCGAACTGCGCCCCGGCGACGACGTGATCGTTCGCGACGTCGGCCTGCACCCGCCCGCCCCGGTCACCGGCGGTTGGATCCATGCCGCCTTCACCCCGCCCGCGCAGCGCGAGCCGTGGATGCGCGAGGCGCTGGCCGAGAGCGACGCGCTGGTCGAGGAATTGCTGGCCGCCGACCTCGTCGTCGTCGGCGTGCCGATGTACAACTTCGGCATGCCGGCCCAGCTCAAGGCCTGGATCGACAACGTCGTGCGGGTCGGCCGCACCTTCGGCTTCGACCGCGCGCGCGAAGGCGAGCCGTACTGGCCGATGCTCGCCGACCAGGGACGGCAGCTGGTGCTGTTGAGTTCGCGCGGCGACTACGGCTACGGCCGCGGCGAGCGGCTGGAGGCGATCAACCACGTCGAGCCCGGCGTGCTGACCCCGCTGCGCTATATCGGCATCGACGACGCGCATTCGGTCGCGGTGGAATACGACGAATTCGGCGACGAACGCCTGCGTGCGTCGATCGAGCGCGCCGAACGCGATATCGACGCCTTGGTGCAGCGCCTGACGGCCGAGCGCGTGTTGCGCGAAGCGGCGTAA
- a CDS encoding EcsC family protein, giving the protein MTQDSDPLQHPADAADLKRAVALLETPSITARMAALAGAPIEFGMSKLPKFAHERIHKIVHAALHRAASAALSTVGDAPSKGASTKTHKLAAAVSGAAGGFFGMAGLAVELPVTTVIMMRSVADIARSEGFSVSEPWVRAACVEVFAFGGNSKSDDAAESGYYASRGMLSELTKGATRELVHLAGHRGAHELTQAYAKKQTAAWMAKLIDTVATRFGIVITEKTAAQIVPVLGAATAATMNVLFTNHYQDMARGHFIVKRLELRYGAQAVERAYRRVQAGEALALPERVEG; this is encoded by the coding sequence ATGACCCAGGACTCCGATCCGTTGCAGCACCCGGCCGATGCGGCCGATCTCAAGCGCGCGGTGGCGTTGTTGGAGACGCCGTCGATCACCGCGCGCATGGCCGCGCTGGCCGGCGCGCCGATCGAGTTCGGCATGTCCAAGCTGCCCAAGTTCGCGCACGAGCGCATCCACAAGATCGTGCATGCGGCCTTGCACCGGGCCGCGTCGGCGGCGCTGAGCACGGTCGGCGACGCGCCGAGCAAGGGCGCGTCGACCAAGACCCACAAGCTCGCCGCGGCGGTGTCCGGCGCGGCCGGCGGGTTTTTCGGCATGGCCGGGCTGGCGGTGGAGCTGCCGGTGACCACGGTGATCATGATGCGCTCGGTCGCCGACATCGCGCGCAGCGAGGGCTTTTCGGTGTCCGAGCCGTGGGTGCGCGCGGCCTGCGTGGAGGTGTTCGCGTTCGGCGGCAACAGCAAGAGCGACGATGCGGCCGAGTCGGGTTACTACGCCTCGCGCGGGATGCTGTCGGAGCTGACCAAGGGCGCCACCCGCGAGCTGGTGCACCTGGCCGGCCATCGCGGCGCGCACGAGCTGACCCAGGCGTACGCCAAGAAACAGACGGCGGCGTGGATGGCCAAGCTGATCGATACGGTGGCCACGCGCTTCGGCATCGTGATCACCGAGAAGACCGCGGCGCAGATCGTGCCGGTGCTCGGCGCGGCGACCGCGGCGACGATGAATGTGTTGTTCACCAACCACTACCAGGACATGGCGCGCGGGCATTTCATCGTCAAGCGGCTGGAGCTGAGGTACGGCGCGCAGGCGGTGGAGCGGGCTTATCGGCGGGTGCAGGCGGGCGAGGCGCTGGCGCTGCCGGAGCGGGTCGAGGGGTAG